From Staphylothermus hellenicus DSM 12710, a single genomic window includes:
- a CDS encoding glycerophosphodiester phosphodiesterase translates to MKTYGHRANNKLVLRKYLALKNINGLEVDVSVRNNKVVVRHGPSPVVRPSLLGKIMGWIDYRFFYRDPYIRSLSISLEDIFGIVRKRGLELILDVKDINTMARILESNIMLPHNIIFTSKDHFAIRYAKETTNYRALVSIDSLPLSIIDIINDSLADGVSINYGFIEDWLIDLLHSNNYVVYTWIVNDQATACKLEKLGVDAVISDDPKTILYRRCR, encoded by the coding sequence ATGAAGACTTATGGGCATAGAGCTAATAATAAGCTTGTACTGAGAAAGTATTTGGCACTGAAGAATATCAATGGATTAGAAGTGGATGTATCGGTTAGAAATAATAAAGTAGTGGTTAGACACGGTCCCAGCCCAGTGGTGAGGCCTAGTTTACTGGGCAAGATCATGGGCTGGATCGATTACAGATTCTTCTACAGGGATCCATATATTAGATCTCTCAGCATATCGTTGGAAGATATCTTTGGAATTGTGAGGAAGAGGGGTTTAGAACTGATTCTTGACGTTAAAGATATTAATACAATGGCTAGGATTCTAGAATCAAATATTATGCTTCCACACAATATTATTTTCACCTCCAAAGACCACTTCGCCATCAGGTATGCTAAGGAAACTACAAATTATAGAGCATTAGTAAGCATTGATTCTCTACCGCTGAGCATTATTGATATTATAAATGATTCTCTAGCTGATGGTGTCTCAATAAATTATGGTTTTATAGAGGATTGGCTTATAGATTTACTTCATAGTAACAACTATGTTGTTTATACTTGGATAGTTAATGACCAAGCTACAGCATGTAAACTGGAGAAGCTAGGTGTTGATGCTGTAATTTCAGATGATCCAAAAACAATCTTGTATCGAAGATGCAGGTGA